AATCGCTGTACCAGAGTTCTCGTTCTCGCCCTCGATAGTGTAGGAGTTATCTGCTTTACCGGTAATCTTCAGGGTAACACCCTCAGTTACGGTAATCGTATTGCCTCCAAGCGTGCAGCCCGTATTCTGGCTCTTACTGCACGTGGCCGTTGCACCATTAATCTCAGACGGAAGCTTGCCATTGTTGGCAGTGGACGCAGTTTCAACCACAAGGCTGGCGTTCTTGACGTCGGACTCGGTCTGGGAGTTCCAGGCCGACTTGCGCTGGTTCAGGTAGATCGGCACGGAGATGGCGGCGAGGATGCCGATGATGATGACCACCACGAGCAGCTCGACGAGGGTGAAGCCCTTTTCGCCCTTGGCGCGGCGGTTGAGTGCGTTGCGCACGCTCTTCATAATTGAATCCTTCTTTCCTTCGGGAAAGGTCGCCGCTCGCATCCCACGATGGAGCTTCGCGGCGTTCTTCTATCGATCGTCCCCTTATGGGGGCTGCTGGCTCACATAACCAACAGTCCTAACTTTATCCGCATTGACATCGTTTGCAGAACCATTATTCCGGCGTCAATCGTTTTACGAGCGTTTCATTTTCGATTCATTTTCCCCTCATCCTTCATCCGCACAAAAGCGCTTTAGTTTACCCCACAACCCCCTTCACAACCATCAAGCAAATCACACTTTTTCAAGCGGACACAAAAGGTACAACACAAAACCAAAATCGTGCAACAAAAAATACAACACCACAAATAGCTTGTTTTTCAGTACAATCGCTCAGCAAATCTTTGCAGTCACGTTTTTTTGAAAAAACTGGAATAACCACCCTTTTCGGGCGTGTCGCAGGGTGCTGACGGGGCGACAAAAACGGCTGGCTCCGTAAGGAACCAGCCGTCTGCCGCAAGACCTATCGGAACACTCAGACACACGGAGTGAAATCGATTGCAGTTCCACCCGATTTCACATTGCGTGCGGTGAACGACGTGGACGTATTCGACGTGACCGGCTTGCCGCTCACATACGACCCCGTCACCGGCGAATAACGCACCACCCGATTGGTGCCATCCACCGTGAATAATCGCGAGGCGAACATCGAATCATCAGACGTGCCTCCCGACTCGTTGTTCATTACCGACC
This window of the Bifidobacterium pseudocatenulatum DSM 20438 = JCM 1200 = LMG 10505 genome carries:
- a CDS encoding type IV pilin protein, which translates into the protein MKSVRNALNRRAKGEKGFTLVELLVVVIIIGILAAISVPIYLNQRKSAWNSQTESDVKNASLVVETASTANNGKLPSEINGATATCSKSQNTGCTLGGNTITVTEGVTLKITGKADNSYTIEGENENSGTAIFLYDSANGVVSKTGTK